The genomic region CGGTTGGTGCGCACACCGTGAATCCGGCTGCGGGTCAGCGCGTCGGCCAGGATCGACGCGGCCTGGCGCCGAGTGGGTGCCCATGTGATGACCTTGGCCAGCATCGGGTCGTAGAAGATCGACACCTGCGACCCGTCGTCCACTCCGGAGTCGACCCGTACACCCGCGCCGCCCAACGTGGTGAACGCGGCCCGGGCGCCGGTCACCTCGAACCGGTGCACCGGTCCGGCCTGCGGCTGCCAGTTCTTCGCCGGGTCCTCGGCGTAGAGCCGCACCTCGATCGAGTGCCCCTGTGCGACAGGAGGTTCAACGGGCAACCTGCCGTTCTCGGCGATGTGCAGCTGCAGGGCCACCAGGTCCAGGCCGGTGGTCTCCTCGGTGACCGGATGCTCGACCTGCAGTCGCGTGTTCATCTCGAGGAAGAAGAATTCGCCTGCCCCCTCGTCGGAGCCGGAGGCCATGAACTCGACGGTCCCCGCACCGGTGTAGTCGATCGCGGTCGCCGCCAGCCGGGCGGCCTCGAACAGCTTCTCCCGCATGCCTGCGGTGCGCTCGACGAGCGGCGATGGCGCCTCCTCGACGATCTTCTGGTGGCGCCGCTGGATGGAGCATTCGCGTTCGCCGACCGCCCAGACGGTGCCGTGCCGGTCGGCGAGCACCTGGACCTCGACGTGGTGGCCGGCGGCCAGGTACCGCTCGCAGAACACCGTCGGATCACCGAACGCCGACTGCGCCTCCCGTCGGGCCGCCTCCACCTGAGCCGGCAGTTCGGCCAGCTCGCGCACCACGCGCATGCCGCGACCGCCGCCGCCCGCCGACGCCTTGATCAGCACGGGCAGCTGATCCTCGGTGACGGCGTCCGGGTCCAGCTCCTCGAGCACCGGCACACCCGCGGCGGCCATCATCTTCTTGGCCTCGATCTTCGAGCCCATCGCGGCCACCGCCGCGACCGGCGGCCCGACCCACGACAGCCCCGCGTCGATCACCGCCCTGGCGAAGTCGGCGTTCTCGGAGAGGAACCCGTAACCCGGGTGGATGGCGTCGGCACCGGCAGCCTTCGCGGCGGCGATCAACTGCCCGGCGTCGAGATACCCGTTGCGGCCCTGCAGACGCACCCGTGCGTCGGCCTCGGCGATGTGCGGCGAGTGCTCGTCGGGATCGGTGTAGACGGCGACGGTGCCGATGCCGAGGCGCCGGCACGTCGCGAACACCCGGCGGGCGATCTCGCCGCGATTGGCCACCAACAGGCGGCGAATCTGAGCTTGTACAGGCCAGCCCGGCGAATTCGCCTGCATCACTTCAGTTTCGGCCACGGTGATCCTCACATCCGGAAGACGCCGAACTTCGACGTCCCCTCGATCGGGCCATTCGCGATGGCGGACAGGCACATCCCCAGCACGGTGCGGGTGTCGCGGGGGTCGATGACGCCGTCGTCGTAGAGCCGGCCGGACAGGAACAACGGCAGCGACTCCGCCTCGATCTGGGCCTCGATCGCGGCCTTCAGCGCGGCGTCGGCCTCCTCGTCGACCTGCTGACCGCGCGCAGCCGCGGCGGCCCGGCTGACTATCGAGATCACGCCGGCCAACTGCGGTCCACCCATCACCGCGGTCTTGGCGCTGGGCCAGGCGAACATGAACCGCGGGTCGTAGGCGCGCCCGCACATCCCGTAATTGCCCGCACCGTAGGACGCGCCGATGATCAGTGTCAGATGCGGCACCGTCGAGTTCGAGACCGCGTTGATCATCATCGAGCCGTGCTTGATCATCCCGCCGGCCTCGTAGTCCTTACCCACCATGTACCCGGTGGTGTTGTGCAGGAACAGCAATGGCGTGTCGGTCTGGTTGGCCAGCTGGATGAACTGCGTGGCCTTCTGCGCCTCCTCGCTGAACAGCACACCGCGGGCGTTGGCGAGGATGCCGATCGGGTAGCCGTGCAGGCGCGCCCACCCGGTCACCAGCGACGACCCGTACAGCGGCTTGAACTCGTCGAACTCGGAGCCGTCCACCACGCGGGCGATGACGTCTCGCGGATCGAACGGGACGCGTAGGTCGGCGGGCACGA from Mycobacterium sp. IDR2000157661 harbors:
- a CDS encoding acetyl/propionyl/methylcrotonyl-CoA carboxylase subunit alpha; translated protein: MQANSPGWPVQAQIRRLLVANRGEIARRVFATCRRLGIGTVAVYTDPDEHSPHIAEADARVRLQGRNGYLDAGQLIAAAKAAGADAIHPGYGFLSENADFARAVIDAGLSWVGPPVAAVAAMGSKIEAKKMMAAAGVPVLEELDPDAVTEDQLPVLIKASAGGGGRGMRVVRELAELPAQVEAARREAQSAFGDPTVFCERYLAAGHHVEVQVLADRHGTVWAVGERECSIQRRHQKIVEEAPSPLVERTAGMREKLFEAARLAATAIDYTGAGTVEFMASGSDEGAGEFFFLEMNTRLQVEHPVTEETTGLDLVALQLHIAENGRLPVEPPVAQGHSIEVRLYAEDPAKNWQPQAGPVHRFEVTGARAAFTTLGGAGVRVDSGVDDGSQVSIFYDPMLAKVITWAPTRRQAASILADALTRSRIHGVRTNRDLLVNVLRHPAFLDGATDTAFFDTHGLAELAAPLTDDHTLALSTLAAALSDAAHNRDTATVVAAAPSGWRNLASGYQTKRYADSAGAEHQVAYRFTRDGLDLPGHHDTDLVAATPTHVVLSVDGVDRPFDVARYGPDREAVFVDSPLGPVQLAALPRFADPSAAVALGSLLAPMPGSVLRVGAAVGDTVTAGQPLLWLEAMKMEHTVTAPGDGVLTELNVATGQQVDVGTVLARVESPGGQ